The uncultured Carboxylicivirga sp. genomic interval GAAGATTCAGTCTGGGTTCAGTATGTATTTTATTGCTTAATACATAACTGTCTTCAAGGTTTAAGAGTTGGGTTGCTCGTAAACCAAATTGCGCTTCCAACTTATGATCACCCAGGTTATAGCTAATATTATCTTCAAAAAAGAAAGAAAGTTTTTGGGTTGAAGGTATGGAAGAAAGATCTCGAGGCCGACTCGATGAAGAAAAAGTACCGTTGAATGATGGAAACATAGGACGTTCCAGATCATAGATCTCGCCCTGTCCTAAATTTTTATCATATCGCCATTCAACACCTGTAATGATACCATGAGATACATTATTGGTGTTAAATACCATGTTTGTGGTAAGCTGATTGAAGGAGTTAAGCGGTGCATCGTTAATTTCGTAGGTGGTTTCATAGGTAGCTGGTAGGTAAATGCCATAATGTTCTCCTTCTTCGTCACTAATTGGAGCCGGCAGAATACTTCCGTTTGAGATAAATTTATTTCGATGAAGTAGATTCTGACTAATGGTAGTCCGGGATGAGTATTTTAGTTTTTTTACAAAGGAATCAAAGTTCCATTCGGCAGATAAATTACCCGAAAAACGATTATAATTACTCCGGTAGCTATCCGTAGGTTGATCGTCAACTTCAGGATCATTTCTGTCTTTTTCGGCTGATCCGGTATAACTTAAATTTCCTTTTAAAGTTAGAGTACTGTTTTTTAGTTGAAGTGTATTAAAATATCGGGTGGAAAAGGTAAATCGCTGATAGCCTACATAAGGATTTCGCGGGTCGTTATTGAAAAGTAGATAATCGCCGTTTAAGTTAAGTATCCCGTTGTTTTCGCCTAAATCGATTCCTCTTTCCAATGCCAGAAGTTTATTCCAGGAGTCGGTTTTTAATCTGCCGCTCAGAGGAGTTATACCGTTGCGTTGATTAATAATGACTGCACCACTGGTTAAATCGCCATGCACAACTGACGGAATACCAGTCACAATTTCGATTGACTCAATTTGATCGGTAGGTATTTGTCGCATATCCACTCCGTTATTCACATTAACACGGTCAGATATTTTGGTATCACTACCCATTGATGGGCTTAAGAGGTTAGCATCATTTGAGATGGGTGTTCCGTCAATAATAAAAGCAGCTCCTAATGAAGTATTTGCATCACTTCCGACCTGTCTTAAACTAATCGAATTAACTTCAGAAAGATCGGGTGATTGTGATTTACCTCCCGGAATTAGTTGCAAAACATCTGTAAAACTCGATGCCTGTATGTGTTCAATCGCTTTTCGGTTAATTTTAGAACCGGATGTCAGACCTTCATTATTGGTTGCTGTAACTGTTACTTCATTAATGTTGATTTCGTTTGCCGAAAGAGAAAAGTGTATGATAGTATCTGAAACTAAATGTACACTTGTATAAGCAGTATTATATCCCAGACACGAAACCTGAATGTTGTATAGCCCCTCGGTTAAATTAACCGGAAGAGTTTTGCCGTCATTAGAGGCATAGGTGCCGAAATCGATATTTGTTATTTGTAAAGAAGCAAACGGAACAGGTTTCTGATTCTTTTCATCAACTATTAATGTACTTAGTTTGTGCTTTCCAATCTGAGCAGATAGAGGAAGGCATAAGATAAGTATTATGAAAAGAATATTTGTTCGAAGCATTATAAATCTTGCAATATTGTCTGACTTGGGATTGCAAATATCAGAAAACAAGAAGTATGCGGAAATACCTAGATGTGGGGATTTTTAACAGTATGTTTATGTTTTTCTAGTTGTTTTACTATGTGGTGTAACAGGCATTTAATCAATTGGATATATTTGTTTATTAAGGTGATTTGAAAGATTGTGATACTTTTTAGGTAAATGTTATACCTAAAAATAGGGATCCGATATTCGAATCCCTATTTTAATATATTATGAAAAATGATCTTTCATCATTCTTAATATTCTACCATCCATAGGAGACATTAAAATAATAATACTACGCAAAAACAACATATAATATTGGTATGGCTAATCCGATTAATATCAGCGATATACCACGGCGTATCAATCCGTTTTTGCCTTTCACCATAAACATGCCTGATATTGCCAGAAAGATAAGTGAGAATGCAAAAAAGTCGCTGGTGGCAGTCCATCCTTTTACTTTATTGTAATGCAGCTTGTTGATGGCATATACAAACGGACGCTTTTGATGAATTTCGTAGCTTAGCTCACCGGTATTTGTGTTATAAGCTCCAATGCCTCCATTAAATAGTACTTTGTAAAAGCCATCTTTGGCTGTTAATACCGTTTTAACTTTGGGAAGCTCATCGTTTTTCGATAATTGCTCAGTAATGTCAGTGGTTGATAAATGAGGTTCTATCTGAATAGTAGCATTCATTGTGTGATAAGCCGGATCTTTACCATTCATATGGTTGAGTAAAAATCCCGAAATCCCGTAAATAATGGTTATGCCAACCAATAAATAGCCCAGGTCGCGGTGGATGATGCGTATCCACTTTCGTAACTTACTCGACCACTTCATAGCTCAATGCATTGATGAAATAAACTGAGTAGTAATTTTTATTGTTATCTTTCATCCATTTACGCATATTGCTAATGTTGCTTAATTCAGTAGCACAGCTTTCGGCCGATCCGTCTTCGGTAATTTCTTTTTGTTTTACTTCTTCTTCCCATTGCGTGATGTACTCTTCGGTTAAGCGACGTTCTTTTAAAATACCTTTAACCGAGATAGTATTACCGATTAATTCGCGATCGAATCGTTCAATGTCACCACCTGCTTCAACCCTTATACTCAGGTCGGCATCTTTTCCAACGATAAAACAACGTTTGCCAGAGTGTTTACAGGTATGTGTAACATGTCCTGTTACAGTAATTTCTTTATCAACCAATGTTTCGGCTTTAGCCAAAAGTTGGTCAACTACCATTTTTTCATCAGTAGCAGTACTATTACTATCTTTTTTCGATTGAGTTTGGCAGGCTACACTAAGTGCAATTATTGCCATTAATAGAAGTTTTTTCATTTGGTTTGTTTATTTGTGTTTATA includes:
- a CDS encoding TonB-dependent receptor plug domain-containing protein, which gives rise to MLRTNILFIILILCLPLSAQIGKHKLSTLIVDEKNQKPVPFASLQITNIDFGTYASNDGKTLPVNLTEGLYNIQVSCLGYNTAYTSVHLVSDTIIHFSLSANEININEVTVTATNNEGLTSGSKINRKAIEHIQASSFTDVLQLIPGGKSQSPDLSEVNSISLRQVGSDANTSLGAAFIIDGTPISNDANLLSPSMGSDTKISDRVNVNNGVDMRQIPTDQIESIEIVTGIPSVVHGDLTSGAVIINQRNGITPLSGRLKTDSWNKLLALERGIDLGENNGILNLNGDYLLFNNDPRNPYVGYQRFTFSTRYFNTLQLKNSTLTLKGNLSYTGSAEKDRNDPEVDDQPTDSYRSNYNRFSGNLSAEWNFDSFVKKLKYSSRTTISQNLLHRNKFISNGSILPAPISDEEGEHYGIYLPATYETTYEINDAPLNSFNQLTTNMVFNTNNVSHGIITGVEWRYDKNLGQGEIYDLERPMFPSFNGTFSSSSRPRDLSSIPSTQKLSFFFEDNISYNLGDHKLEAQFGLRATQLLNLEDSYVLSNKIHTEPRLNLRYSLPEININDNSLYIDIRGGVGQHVKLPTLNQLYPTPIYYDLVQMDYFSQNPDLRSLHLKTIIHDPTNYSLDAAKNFKWEAGLDIHFNGHRASVTYFDERMNNGYLGQNQFLPSLNYKKYNTDNLNPTEPPKVDDLPFEYNTVAALYNQVQNASEVHKQGIEYSIAPARFHALRTNLLISGAWFNTTYNNSLDRLFRPSSIINGQPFPYVGIYTWDNSNVERQRFNTNFQFDTQIKELGMVFTTLIECVWFETRKYSDHNGWPVAYMDVNGNIYPFTEADKTDAILKQFGDEKSEAYFNSRKEPFGANLNLRMTKKFADNYNLSVYVNNLLTHYPDYYNNLGSRVTRIATPYFGLELNIKL
- a CDS encoding PepSY-associated TM helix domain-containing protein, with the protein product MKWSSKLRKWIRIIHRDLGYLLVGITIIYGISGFLLNHMNGKDPAYHTMNATIQIEPHLSTTDITEQLSKNDELPKVKTVLTAKDGFYKVLFNGGIGAYNTNTGELSYEIHQKRPFVYAINKLHYNKVKGWTATSDFFAFSLIFLAISGMFMVKGKNGLIRRGISLILIGLAIPILYVVFA